One window of Suricata suricatta isolate VVHF042 chromosome 6, meerkat_22Aug2017_6uvM2_HiC, whole genome shotgun sequence genomic DNA carries:
- the LOC115293916 gene encoding 60S ribosomal protein L7-like 1, with amino-acid sequence MAEQEQRKKIPLVPENLLKKRKAYQALKATQAKQALLDKKEQKKRKEVKFKRLESFLHDAWRQQRDTIRLRRLEVKPHGLEVPDKHSLAFVVCIQRINGVSSLVQRTIAKLRLKKIFSGVFFRVTPQTIKTLRFLEPYVTWGFPNLKSVRELILKRGQARVRNKTIPLTDNTVIEEHLGKYGVICLEDLIHEIAFPGRNFQAICQFLRPFHLSVARHAPKNRVGFLKEVGLPGYRGERVNQLIRQLN; translated from the coding sequence ATGGCGgagcaagaacaaagaaaaaagatcccTTTGGTTCCAGAAAATCTCCTGAAAAAGAGGAAGGCTTATCAGGCCCTTAAAGCCACTCAAGCGAAGCAGGCACTTTTGGACAAAaaggagcagaagaaaagaaaagaggtcaAGTTTAAGCGACTGGAATCGTTCCTACATGATGCCTGGCGGCAGCAACGTGACACAATACGCCTCAGACGACTAGAAGTAAAACCTCACGGTTTGGAAGTGCCAGATAAACATTCCTTGGCCTTTGTTGTATGCATCCAAAGGATTAACGGGGTGAGTTCACTGGTGCAGAGGACAATTGCAAAGCTTCGCCTGAAGAAGATTTTCAGCGGGGTCTTTTTCAGAGTGACTCCCCAGACCATAAAAACACTGCGTTTTTTGGAACCTTATGTGACCTGGGGATTTCCAAATCTGAAGTCTGTCCGGGAACTCATCCTGAAACGTGGACAAGCCAGGGTCAGGAATAAAACCATCCCTCTGACGGACAACACAGTgattgaggagcacctggggaaGTACGGTGTTATTTGCTTGGAAGACCTCATTCACGAAATTGCCTTTCCGGGGAGGAATTTCCAGGCGATCTGCCAGTTCTTACGTCCTTTCCATCTCTCAGTGGCCCGTCACGCTCCCAAGAATAGAGTGGGCTTCCTCAAGGAGGTGGGCTTGCCCGGCTATCGCGGCGAACGCGTCAATCAGCTCATTCGGCAGCTCAATTAA